The proteins below are encoded in one region of Silene latifolia isolate original U9 population chromosome 2, ASM4854445v1, whole genome shotgun sequence:
- the LOC141632705 gene encoding F-box protein At4g22280-like isoform X1 — MMPDSKKSKHGQLNPEDRLSDLPDFIMHHIISFLDFKEACRTCILSRRWTRISDTNPVLLVTRRNVSDGNTASLEYIETRMQRYSKENLRIKKLRLEFSRDVELTCKVDEWLEIAVRNQVENLVLDNPYGRYYRLTGILLSAKSLRTLDCTGVKIPYYKDMNPSSLESLFLFEVAVKERMLNQITSSCLSLKHLGLSCCSGCKSIVIPRSSTLETLYLIESLPFGGTVVLETPSLEYFKYLGSQIYDEHWPVISKPSFLRNLRKLKISYVSIADDVLSKLLSELNSLEVLKLCSCRLVSTIRISSSRLREIHLYHCDNLLDVLIDAPRLNMFKYKGEFYQSSSIALNSQAGCDISLHTIPNNLQTEGFVKLKKLMSGLSSCNVLKVLFIDDMDQELESDDVKFNNKELGNIQLGPPCYVKELKLTLSSWILSKSSLSAFLDGLFWICHPEIISIGVCITSQHLTIEPLISKLEDMARCWRHPLKRVEVGGANCSKLLKSRKLDVKLKLFW; from the exons ATGATGCCCGATAGTAAGAAATCTAAACATGGGCAGTTAAATCCTGAGGATAGATTATCGGATTTACCCGATTTTATCATGCATCATATCATTTCTTTTCTGGATTTTAAAGAGGCTTGTAGAACCTGCATTTTGTCGAGACGATGGACTCGTATTTCAGATACGAACCCAGTCCTGTTGGTTACTCGTCGTAATGTTTCTGATGGAAATACTGCATCTTTAGAGTATATAGAAACTAGAATGCAGAGATACTCTAAGGAAAACTTGCGTATAAAGAAGCTCAGACTTGAATTTAGCAGGGATGTCGAGCTCACTTGCAAAGTTGATGAGTGGCTTGAGATAGCCGTGCGTAATCAAGTTGAGAATCTTGTTCTTGATAATCCTTACGGTCGTTACTACCGATTGACCGGCATTTTGCTTTCTGCAAAATCTTTAAGAACTCTTGATTGTACTGGAGTCAAGATTCCTTACTACAAAGACATGAATCCTTCGTCTCTTGAATCTTTGTTTTTATTTGAGGTTGCTGTAAAAGAGCGTATGCTAAATCAGATTACTAGTTCCTGCTTGTCATTGAAACATTTGGGGCTCTCATGTTGCTCTGGCTGCAAAAGTATTGTCATTCCCCGCTCTAGTACACTGGAAACACTCTACCTAATCGAGAGTCTACCTTTTGGTGGGACAGTAGTTCTCGAGACCCCGAGTCTCGAGTATTTTAAGTATTTAGGCAGCCAGATTTATGATGAGCATTGGCCGGTTATTTCAAAACCTAGTTTTCTGAGGAATCTAAGGAAACTAAAAATCTCTTATGTCAGCATTGCAGATGACGTTCTTAGCAAACTGCTATCTGAACTCAACTCATTAGAGGTCTTGAAGCTCTGCAGCTGTCGCTTGGTGAGTACTATCAGGATATCAAGTAGTCGGCTAAGAGAAATTCACTTATATCATTGCGACAATTTGTTGGATGTTTTGATTGATGCTCCAAGGTTAAATATGTTCAAGTATAAAGGTGAATTTTACCAGTCCTCATCTATCGCCCTTAATAGTCAAGCCGGTTGTGATATCTCTCTGCACACAATACCTAATAATCTTCAGACAGAAGGATTTGTTAAATTGAAGAAGCTCATGTCTGGACTAAGCAGCTGCAATGTTTTGAAAGTTCTGTTCATCGATGATATGGATCAG GAGCTCGAAAGTGATGATGTCAAGTTCAATAATAAAGAACTCGGGAATATTCAGCTTGGACCTCCTTGCTATGTCAAAGAGCTGAAGCTTACCCTCTCATCGTGGATACTCTCAAAATCCTCTCTTTCCGCTTTTCTGGATGGTCTATTCTGGATTTGCCACCCGGAAATAATTTCCATAGGAGTTTGTATAACATCCCAACATTTGACAATCGAG CCTTTGATAAGTAAACTGGAAGATATGGCAAGATGTTGGAGACATCCTTTGAAACGTGTTGAAGTTGGAGGCGCTAATTGCTCTAAATTACTCAAGTCAAGGAAGCTCGATGTAAAGTTGAAATTGTTTTGGTGA
- the LOC141632705 gene encoding F-box protein At5g03100-like isoform X2 produces the protein MMPDSKKSKHGQLNPEDRLSDLPDFIMHHIISFLDFKEACRTCILSRRWTRISDTNPVLLVTRRNVSDGNTASLEYIETRMQRYSKENLRIKKLRLEFSRDVELTCKVDEWLEIAVRNQVENLVLDNPYGRYYRLTGILLSAKSLRTLDCTGVKIPYYKDMNPSSLESLFLFEVAVKERMLNQITSSCLSLKHLGLSCCSGCKSIVIPRSSTLETLYLIESLPFGGTVVLETPSLEYFKYLGSQIYDEHWPVISKPSFLRNLRKLKISYVSIADDVLSKLLSELNSLEVLKLCSCRLVSTIRISSSRLREIHLYHCDNLLDVLIDAPRLNMFKYKGEFYQSSSIALNSQAGCDISLHTIPNNLQTEGFVKLKKLMSGLSSCNVLKVLFIDDMDQELESDDVKFNNKELGNIQLGPPCYVKELKLTLSSWILSKSSLSAFLDGLFWICHPEIISIGVCITSQHLTIEFVGLYSL, from the exons ATGATGCCCGATAGTAAGAAATCTAAACATGGGCAGTTAAATCCTGAGGATAGATTATCGGATTTACCCGATTTTATCATGCATCATATCATTTCTTTTCTGGATTTTAAAGAGGCTTGTAGAACCTGCATTTTGTCGAGACGATGGACTCGTATTTCAGATACGAACCCAGTCCTGTTGGTTACTCGTCGTAATGTTTCTGATGGAAATACTGCATCTTTAGAGTATATAGAAACTAGAATGCAGAGATACTCTAAGGAAAACTTGCGTATAAAGAAGCTCAGACTTGAATTTAGCAGGGATGTCGAGCTCACTTGCAAAGTTGATGAGTGGCTTGAGATAGCCGTGCGTAATCAAGTTGAGAATCTTGTTCTTGATAATCCTTACGGTCGTTACTACCGATTGACCGGCATTTTGCTTTCTGCAAAATCTTTAAGAACTCTTGATTGTACTGGAGTCAAGATTCCTTACTACAAAGACATGAATCCTTCGTCTCTTGAATCTTTGTTTTTATTTGAGGTTGCTGTAAAAGAGCGTATGCTAAATCAGATTACTAGTTCCTGCTTGTCATTGAAACATTTGGGGCTCTCATGTTGCTCTGGCTGCAAAAGTATTGTCATTCCCCGCTCTAGTACACTGGAAACACTCTACCTAATCGAGAGTCTACCTTTTGGTGGGACAGTAGTTCTCGAGACCCCGAGTCTCGAGTATTTTAAGTATTTAGGCAGCCAGATTTATGATGAGCATTGGCCGGTTATTTCAAAACCTAGTTTTCTGAGGAATCTAAGGAAACTAAAAATCTCTTATGTCAGCATTGCAGATGACGTTCTTAGCAAACTGCTATCTGAACTCAACTCATTAGAGGTCTTGAAGCTCTGCAGCTGTCGCTTGGTGAGTACTATCAGGATATCAAGTAGTCGGCTAAGAGAAATTCACTTATATCATTGCGACAATTTGTTGGATGTTTTGATTGATGCTCCAAGGTTAAATATGTTCAAGTATAAAGGTGAATTTTACCAGTCCTCATCTATCGCCCTTAATAGTCAAGCCGGTTGTGATATCTCTCTGCACACAATACCTAATAATCTTCAGACAGAAGGATTTGTTAAATTGAAGAAGCTCATGTCTGGACTAAGCAGCTGCAATGTTTTGAAAGTTCTGTTCATCGATGATATGGATCAG GAGCTCGAAAGTGATGATGTCAAGTTCAATAATAAAGAACTCGGGAATATTCAGCTTGGACCTCCTTGCTATGTCAAAGAGCTGAAGCTTACCCTCTCATCGTGGATACTCTCAAAATCCTCTCTTTCCGCTTTTCTGGATGGTCTATTCTGGATTTGCCACCCGGAAATAATTTCCATAGGAGTTTGTATAACATCCCAACATTTGACAATCGAG TTTGTGGGGCTCTACTCACTGTAG
- the LOC141632712 gene encoding F-box protein At4g09920-like, whose translation MMPDCKKSKHGQLNPVDRLSDLPDFILHHIISFLDFKEACRTCILSRRWTRISDTNPVLLVDTASLEYIETRMQRYSKENLRMKKLRIEFSNDVEFACKVDEWLEIAVRSKVENLVLVNHLYDVYQLTDILLSAKSLRTLDCTGVEIPYYTTMNLASLESLFLFEVDVEERMLNQITSSCLSLKHLGIASCSGFKNIVIPCCSALETLYLTETLPFGGTVILETPNLEYFAYPGSQIYDEHWPVISKPSFLRNLRKLKISYVSIADDVLSKLLSELNLLEVLKLCSCRLVSTIKISSSRLREICLNHCDNLLDVLIDAPRLEMFKYKGEFYQSSSIAINSQAGCDVSLHTIPSNLQTEGFVKLKKLLSGLSSCFVLKVFLMDQMHQDLECDDVKFNKEELGNIRLGPPCYVKELNLTLSSWILSKSSLSAFLDGLFWICHPEIISLQVCIRSQHLTVEPLISKLEYMASCWRHPLKRVEVEGVNCSKLLQSRKLDLKLKLLW comes from the exons ATGATGCCCGATTGTAAGAAATCTAAACATGGGCAGTTAAATCCTGTGGATAGATTATCGGATTTACCTGATTTTATCCTGCATCATATCATTTCTTTTCTGGATTTTAAAGAGGCTTGTAGAACCTGCATTTTGTCGAGACGATGGACTCGTATTTCAGATACGAACCCGGTCCTGTTGGTTGATACTGCATCTTTAGAATATATAGAAACTAGAATGCAGAGATACTCTAAGGAAAACTTGCGTATGAAGAAGCTCAGAATTGAATTTAGCAATGATGTCGAGTTCGCTTGCAAAGTTGATGAGTGGCTTGAGATAGCCGTGCGTAGTAAAGTTGAGAATCTTGTTCTTGTAAATCATTTATATGATGTCTACCAATTAACGGACATTTTGCTCTCTGCAAAATCTTTAAGAACTCTTGATTGTACTGGAGTCGAGATTCCTTACTACACAACCATGAATCTTGCATCCCTTGAATCTTTGTTTTTATTTGAGGTCGATGTTGAAGAGCGTATGCTAAATCAGATTACTAGTTCCTGCTTGTCATTGAAACATTTGGGCATCGCATCTTGCTCTGGCTTCAAAAATATTGTCATTCCCTGCTGTAGTGCACTGGAAACACTTTATTTAACTGAGACTTTACCTTTTGGTGGGACAGTAATTCTCGAGACCCCGAATTTGGAGTATTTTGCATATCCAGGCAGCCAGATTTATGATGAGCATTGGCCGGTTATTTCAAAACCTAGTTTTCTGAGGAATCTAAGGAAACTAAAAATCTCTTATGTCAGCATTGCAGATGACGTTCTTAGCAAACTGCTATCTGAACTCAACTTATTAGAGGTCTTGAAGCTTTGCAGCTGTCGCTTGGTGAGTACTATCAAGATATCAAGTAGTCGGCTAAGAGAAATTTGCTTAAATCATTGCGACAATTTGTTGGATGTTTTGATTGATGCTCCAAGGTTAGAAATGTTCAAGTATAAAGGTGAATTTTACCAGTCATCATCTATTGCCATTAATAGTCAAGCCGGTTGTGATGTCTCCCTGCATACAATACCTTCTAATCTTCAGACCGAAGGATTTGTTAAATTGAAGAAGCTCTTGTCAGGATTAAGCAGCTGTTTTGTTTTGAAAGTTTTTTTGATGGATCAAATGCATCAG GACCTCGAATGTGATGATGTCAAATTCAATAAAGAAGAACTCGGGAATATTCGGCTTGGACCTCCTTGTTATGTCAAAGAGCTGAATCTTACCCTCTCATCCTGGATACTCTCAAAATCCTCTCTTTCCGCTTTTCTAGATGGTCTATTCTGGATTTGCCACCCGGAAATCATTTCCTTACAAGTCTGTATAAGATCCCAACATTTGACAGTCGAG CCTTTGATAAGTAAACTGGAATATATGGCAAGCTGTTGGAGACATCCTTTGAAACGTGTTGAAGTTGAAGGTGTTAATTGCTCTAAATTACTCCAGTCAAGGAAGCTCGATTTAAAGTTGAAATTGCTTTGGTGA
- the LOC141632717 gene encoding putative F-box/LRR-repeat protein At5g54820, translating to MKMMPDCKKSKHGQLNPVDRLSDLPDFILHHIISFLDFKEACRTCILSRRWTRISDTNPVLLVTRRDVSDGTTAFLEYIETRMQRYSKENLRIKKLRLEFSIDVELTCKVDEWLEIAVRNQVENLVLDNPYGRDYRLTDILLSAKSLRTLDCTGVKIPYYKAMNLVSLESLFLFEVAVKEHMLNQITSSCLSLKHLGLSCCFGCKSIVIPRSSTLETLYLIESLPFGGTVILETPSLEYFKYLGNQDYDEHWPVISKPSFLRNLRKLNISYVSIADEVLSKLLTELTLLEVLMLCRCRLVSTIRISSSRLREFRLYHCDNLLDVLIDAPRLNMFKYKGEFYQSSSIALNSQAGCDISLHTIPNNLQTEGFVKLKKLMSGLSSCNVLKVLLIDDIDQELESDDVKFNNKELGNIQLGPPCYVKELKLTLSSWILSKSSLSAFLNGLFWICHPEIISLGVCITSQHLTIEPLISKLEDMARCWRHPLKRVEVGGANCSKLLKSRKLDVKLKFFW from the exons ATGAAAATGATGCCCGATTGTAAGAAATCTAAACATGGGCAGTTAAATCCCGTGGATAGATTATCGGATTTACCTGATTTTATCCTGCATCATATCATTTCTTTTCTGGATTTTAAAGAGGCTTGTAGAACCTGCATTTTGTCGAGACGATGGACTCGTATTTCAGATACGAACCCGGTCTTGTTGGTTACTCGTCGTGATGTTTCTGATGGAACTACTGCATTTTTAGAATATATAGAAACTAGAATGCAAAGATACTCTAAGGAAAACTTGCGTATAAAGAAGCTCAGACTTGAATTTAGCATTGATGTCGAGCTCACTTGCAAAGTTGATGAGTGGCTTGAGATAGCCGTGCGTAATCAAGTTGAGAATCTTGTTCTTGATAATCCTTACGGTCGTGACTACCGATTGACCGACATTTTGCTTTCTGCAAAATCTTTAAGAACTCTTGATTGTACTGGAGTCAAGATTCCTTACTACAAAGCCATGAATCTTGTGTCTCTTGAATCTTTGTTTTTATTTGAGGTTGCTGTAAAAGAGCATATGCTAAATCAGATTACTAGTTCCTGTTTGTCATTGAAACATTTGGGGCTCTCATGTTGCTTTGGCTGCAAAAGTATTGTCATTCCCCGCTCTAGTACACTGGAAACCCTCTACCTAATCGAGAGTCTACCTTTTGGTGGGACAGTAATTCTCGAGACCCCGAGTCTAGAGTATTTTAAGTATTTAGGCAACCAGGATTACGATGAGCATTGGCCGGTTATTTCAAAACCTAGTTTTTTGAGGAACTTGAGGAAACTAAATATCTCTTATGTCAGCATTGCAGATGAGGTTCTTAGCAAACTCCTAACTGAACTCACCTTATTAGAGGTTTTGATGCTTTGCCGCTGTCGCTTGGTGAGTACTATCAGGATATCAAGTAGTCGGCTAAGAGAATTTCGCTTATATCATTGCGACAATTTGTTGGATGTTTTGATTGATGCTCCAAGGTTAAATATGTTCAAGTATAAAGGTGAATTTTACCAGTCCTCATCTATTGCTCTTAATAGTCAAGCCGGTTGTGATATCTCTCTGCATACAATACCTAATAATCTTCAGACAGAAGGATTTGTTAAATTGAAGAAGCTCATGTCTGGACTAAGCAGCTGCAATGTTTTGAAAGTTTTGTTGATCGATGATATTGATCAG GAGCTCGAAAGTGATGATGTCAAGTTCAATAATAAAGAACTCGGGAATATTCAGCTTGGACCTCCTTGCTATGTCAAAGAGCTGAAACTTACCCTCTCATCATGGATACTCTCAAAATCCTCTCTTTCCGCTTTTCTGAATGGTCTGTTCTGGATTTGCCACCCGGAAATAATTTCCTTAGGAGTTTGTATAACATCCCAACATTTGACAATCGAG CCTTTGATAAGTAAACTGGAAGATATGGCAAGATGTTGGAGACATCCTTTGAAACGTGTTGAAGTTGGAGGCGCTAATTGCTCTAAATTACTCAAGTCAAGGAAGCTCGATGTAAAGTTGAAATTTTTTTGGTGA
- the LOC141632725 gene encoding F-box protein At4g09920-like, translated as MIPDCKKSKYGQLNPVDRLSDLPDFILHYIISFLDFKEACRTCILSRRWTRISDTNPVLLVNTASLEYIETRMQRYSKENLRIKKLRIEFSIDVEFACKVDEWLEIAVPSKVENLVLENHFNDVYQLTDILLSAKSLRTLDCTGVEIPYYTAMNLASLESLFLFEVDVEERMLNQITSSCLSLKHLGLASCSGFKNIVIPRCSALETLYLTETFPFGGTVILETPNLEYFAYPGSQIYDEHWPVISKPSFLRNLRKLKISYVSIADEVLSKLLSELNLLEVLKLCSCRLVSTIKISSSRLREIRLNHCDNLLDVLIDAPRLEMFKYKGEFYQSSSIAINSQAGCDVSLHTIPNNLQTEGFVKLKKLLSGLSSCFVLKVFLIDQMHQDLECDDVKFNKEELGNIRLGPPCYVKELNLTLSSWILSKSSLSAFLDGLFWICHPEIISLQVCIRSQHLTVEPLISKLEYMASCWRHPLKRVEVEGANCSKLLQSRKLDVKLKLHW; from the exons ATGATACCCGATTGTAAGAAATCTAAATATGGGCAGTTAAATCCTGTGGATAGATTATCGGATTTACCTGATTTTATCCTGCATTATATCATTTCTTTTCTGGATTTTAAAGAGGCTTGTAGAACCTGCATTTTGTCGAGACGATGGACTCGTATTTCAGATACGAACCCGGTCCTGTTGGTTAATACTGCATCTTTAGAATATATAGAAACTAGAATGCAGAGATACTCTAAGGAAAACTTGCGTATAAAGAAGCTCAGAATTGAATTTAGCATTGATGTAGAGTTCGCTTGCAAAGTTGATGAGTGGCTTGAGATAGCCGTGCCTAGTAAAGTTGAGAATCTTGTTCTTGAAAATCATTTCAATGATGTCTACCAATTAACGGACATTTTGCTCTCTGCAAAATCTTTAAGAACTCTTGATTGTACTGGAGTCGAAATTCCTTACTACACAGCCATGAATCTTGCATCCCTTGAATCTTTGTTTTTATTTGAGGTCGATGTAGAAGAGCGTATGCTAAATCAGATTACTAGTTCCTGCTTGTCATTGAAACATTTGGGCCTCGCATCTTGCTCTGGCTTCAAAAATATTGTCATTCCCCGCTGTAGTGCACTGGAAACACTTTATTTAACTGAGACTTTTCCTTTTGGTGGGACAGTGATTCTCGAGACCCCGAATTTGGAGTATTTTGCATATCCAGGCAGCCAGATTTATGATGAGCATTGGCCGGTTATTTCAAAACCTAGTTTTCTGAGGAATTTAAGGAAACTAAAAATCTCTTATGTCAGCATTGCAGATGAGGTTCTTAGCAAACTGCTATCTGAACTCAACTTATTAGAGGTCTTGAAGCTTTGCAGCTGTCGCTTGGTGAGTACAATCAAGATATCAAGTAGTCGGCTAAGAGAAATTCGCTTAAATCATTGCGACAATTTGTTGGATGTTTTGATTGATGCTCCACGGTTAGAAATGTTCAAGTATAAAGGTGAATTTTACCAGTCATCATCTATTGCCATTAATAGTCAAGCCGGTTGTGATGTCTCTCTGCATACAATACCTAATAATCTTCAGACCGAAGGATTTGTTAAATTGAAGAAGCTCTTGTCAGGATTAAGCAGCTGTTTTGTTTTGAAAGTTTTTTTGATCGATCAAATGCATCAG GACCTCGAATGTGATGATGTCAAATTCAATAAAGAAGAACTCGGGAATATTCGGCTTGGACCTCCTTGTTATGTCAAAGAGCTGAATCTTACCCTCTCATCCTGGATACTCTCAAAATCCTCTCTTTCCGCTTTTCTAGATGGTCTATTCTGGATTTGCCACCCGGAAATCATTTCCTTACAAGTCTGTATAAGATCCCAACATTTGACAGTCGAG CCTTTGATTAGTAAACTGGAATATATGGCAAGCTGTTGGAGACATCCTTTGAAACGCGTTGAAGTtgaaggtgctaattgctctaaATTACTCCAGTCAAGGAAGCTCGATGTAAAGTTGAAATTGCATTGGTGA
- the LOC141644380 gene encoding FBD-associated F-box protein At5g38590-like isoform X1 — MMPDCKKSKHGQLNPVDRLSDLPDFILHHIISFLDFKEACRTCILSRRWTRISDTNPVLLVTRRDVSDGSTAFLETRMQRYSKENLRIKKLRLEFSIDVELACKVDEWLEIAVRNQVENLVLDNPYSRYYRLTDILLSAKSLRTLDCTGVKIPYYKAMNLSSLESLFLFEVAVKERMLNQITSSCLSLKHLGLSCCSGCKSIVIPRCSTLETLYLIESLPFGGTVVLETPSLEYFKYLGSQDYDEHWPVISKPSFLRNLRKLNISYVSIADEVLSKLLTELTLLEVLMLCRCRLVSIIRISSSRLREIRLYHCDNLLDVLIDAPRLNMFKYKGEFYQSSSIALNSQAGCDISLHTIPNNLQTEGFVKLKKLMSGLSSCNVLNVLLIEDMDQELESDDVKFNNKELGNIQLGPPCYVKKLKLTLSSWILSKSSLSAFLNGLFWICHPEIISLGVCITSQHLTIEPLISKLEDMARCWRHPLKRVEVGGANCSKLLKSRKLDVKLKLLW; from the exons ATGATGCCTGATTGTAAGAAATCTAAACATGGGCAGTTAAATCCTGTGGATAGATTATCGGATTTACCTGATTTTATCCTGCATCATATCATTTCTTTTCTGGATTTTAAAGAGGCTTGTAGAACCTGCATTTTGTCGAGACGATGGACTCGTATTTCAGATACGAACCCGGTCTTGTTGGTTACTCGTCGTGATGTTTCTGATGGAAGTACTGCATTTTTAGAAACTAGAATGCAAAGATACTCTAAGGAAAACTTGCGTATAAAGAAGCTCAGACTTGAATTTAGCATTGATGTCGAGCTCGCTTGCAAAGTTGATGAGTGGCTTGAGATAGCCGTGCGTAATCAAGTTGAGAATCTTGTTCTTGATAATCCTTACAGTCGTTACTACCGATTGACCGACATTTTGCTATCTGCAAAATCTTTAAGAACTCTTGATTGTACTGGAGTCAAGATTCCTTACTACAAAGCCATGAATCTTTCGTCTCTTGAATCTTTGTTTTTATTCGAGGTTGCTGTAAAAGAGCGTATGCTAAATCAGATTACTAGTTCCTGCTTGTCATTGAAACATTTGGGGCTCTCATGTTGCTCTGGCTGCAAAAGTATTGTCATTCCCCGCTGTAGTACACTGGAAACACTCTACCTAATCGAGAGTCTACCTTTTGGTGGGACAGTAGTTCTCGAGACCCCGAGTCTCGAGTATTTTAAGTATTTAGGCAGCCAGGATTACGATGAGCATTGGCCGGTTATTTCAAAACCTAGTTTTTTGAGGAACTTGAGGAAACTAAATATCTCTTATGTCAGCATTGCAGATGAGGTTCTTAGCAAACTCCTAACTGAACTCACCTTATTAGAGGTTTTGATGCTTTGCCGCTGTCGCTTGGTGAGTATTATCAGGATATCAAGTAGTCGGTTAAGAGAAATTCGCTTATATCATTGCGACAATTTGTTGGATGTTTTGATTGATGCTCCAAGGTTAAATATGTTCAAGTATAAAGGTGAATTTTACCAGTCCTCATCTATCGCCCTTAATAGTCAAGCCGGTTGTGATATCTCTCTGCATACAATACCTAATAATCTTCAGACCGAAGGATTTGTTAAATTGAAGAAGCTCATGTCAGGACTAAGCAGCTGCAatgttttgaatgttttgttgatcGAGGATATGGATCAG GAGCTCGAAAGTGATGATGTCAAGTTCAATAATAAAGAACTCGGGAATATTCAGCTTGGACCTCCTTGCTATGTCAAAAAGCTGAAACTTACCCTCTCATCGTGGATACTCTCAAAATCCTCTCTTTCCGCTTTTCTGAATGGTCTGTTCTGGATTTGCCACCCGGAAATAATTTCCTTAGGAGTTTGTATAACATCCCAACATTTGACAATCGAG CCTTTGATAAGTAAACTGGAAGATATGGCAAGATGTTGGAGACATCCTTTGAAACGTGTTGAAGTTGGAGGCGCTAATTGCTCTAAATTACTCAAGTCAAGGAAGCTCGATGTAAAGTTGAAATTGCTTTGGTGA
- the LOC141644380 gene encoding F-box protein At5g03100-like isoform X2, whose protein sequence is MMPDCKKSKHGQLNPVDRLSDLPDFILHHIISFLDFKEACRTCILSRRWTRISDTNPVLLVTRRDVSDGSTAFLETRMQRYSKENLRIKKLRLEFSIDVELACKVDEWLEIAVRNQVENLVLDNPYSRYYRLTDILLSAKSLRTLDCTGVKIPYYKAMNLSSLESLFLFEVAVKERMLNQITSSCLSLKHLGLSCCSGCKSIVIPRCSTLETLYLIESLPFGGTVVLETPSLEYFKYLGSQDYDEHWPVISKPSFLRNLRKLNISYVSIADEVLSKLLTELTLLEVLMLCRCRLVSIIRISSSRLREIRLYHCDNLLDVLIDAPRLNMFKYKGEFYQSSSIALNSQAGCDISLHTIPNNLQTEGFVKLKKLMSGLSSCNVLNVLLIEDMDQELESDDVKFNNKELGNIQLGPPCYVKKLKLTLSSWILSKSSLSAFLNGLFWICHPEIISLGVCITSQHLTIEFVGLYSL, encoded by the exons ATGATGCCTGATTGTAAGAAATCTAAACATGGGCAGTTAAATCCTGTGGATAGATTATCGGATTTACCTGATTTTATCCTGCATCATATCATTTCTTTTCTGGATTTTAAAGAGGCTTGTAGAACCTGCATTTTGTCGAGACGATGGACTCGTATTTCAGATACGAACCCGGTCTTGTTGGTTACTCGTCGTGATGTTTCTGATGGAAGTACTGCATTTTTAGAAACTAGAATGCAAAGATACTCTAAGGAAAACTTGCGTATAAAGAAGCTCAGACTTGAATTTAGCATTGATGTCGAGCTCGCTTGCAAAGTTGATGAGTGGCTTGAGATAGCCGTGCGTAATCAAGTTGAGAATCTTGTTCTTGATAATCCTTACAGTCGTTACTACCGATTGACCGACATTTTGCTATCTGCAAAATCTTTAAGAACTCTTGATTGTACTGGAGTCAAGATTCCTTACTACAAAGCCATGAATCTTTCGTCTCTTGAATCTTTGTTTTTATTCGAGGTTGCTGTAAAAGAGCGTATGCTAAATCAGATTACTAGTTCCTGCTTGTCATTGAAACATTTGGGGCTCTCATGTTGCTCTGGCTGCAAAAGTATTGTCATTCCCCGCTGTAGTACACTGGAAACACTCTACCTAATCGAGAGTCTACCTTTTGGTGGGACAGTAGTTCTCGAGACCCCGAGTCTCGAGTATTTTAAGTATTTAGGCAGCCAGGATTACGATGAGCATTGGCCGGTTATTTCAAAACCTAGTTTTTTGAGGAACTTGAGGAAACTAAATATCTCTTATGTCAGCATTGCAGATGAGGTTCTTAGCAAACTCCTAACTGAACTCACCTTATTAGAGGTTTTGATGCTTTGCCGCTGTCGCTTGGTGAGTATTATCAGGATATCAAGTAGTCGGTTAAGAGAAATTCGCTTATATCATTGCGACAATTTGTTGGATGTTTTGATTGATGCTCCAAGGTTAAATATGTTCAAGTATAAAGGTGAATTTTACCAGTCCTCATCTATCGCCCTTAATAGTCAAGCCGGTTGTGATATCTCTCTGCATACAATACCTAATAATCTTCAGACCGAAGGATTTGTTAAATTGAAGAAGCTCATGTCAGGACTAAGCAGCTGCAatgttttgaatgttttgttgatcGAGGATATGGATCAG GAGCTCGAAAGTGATGATGTCAAGTTCAATAATAAAGAACTCGGGAATATTCAGCTTGGACCTCCTTGCTATGTCAAAAAGCTGAAACTTACCCTCTCATCGTGGATACTCTCAAAATCCTCTCTTTCCGCTTTTCTGAATGGTCTGTTCTGGATTTGCCACCCGGAAATAATTTCCTTAGGAGTTTGTATAACATCCCAACATTTGACAATCGAG TTTGTGGGGCTCTACTCACTGTAG